Sequence from the Ziziphus jujuba cultivar Dongzao chromosome 9, ASM3175591v1 genome:
atcAATTAATGACTCAACAAGTACCACTGTAATTCAAAACTTATAACATCTTTATCATAGCAGCTGTAAGAAAAACTTGAAACTGAAGTTTTTAGAGGTTATACCAAACCTGTGCTAGAGATAACCAGCATATTGGATAAGGTCAACAGGGTTTCAACGTTGGAAAGGTGAAGGTAGGGTGGAGAAGGTGGTGGGAATCTCCTAATTGTAAATGTTCCACCTCCATTGtcttatcttatattttatatatatatatatatatatatatgtaaggaaacataaaatattattcggTCTCCAAGGTTCCCTACTTCAATTTGTTAGGTACAAATAATTAAAGTTGATGAGAGTGAGAGACACATTTTCACGTTCTACTAGAGAGAACTttgctatattatatatatgcagcTATACTACCAACCACCAAAATGAAACCCAATTTATCATATAGGAAGCCAGCTAGCTAGCTGCTTGAGATATGGAAACTTCTGCTTTAATAAAGCAACAATTTTTTGATTTGAAAGCCAGGAATCATTTGGGCTGTGGCTTTCTATTtgttatctttctttttctattttttatttatttatttatttcctctCTCTCTGATCACTTTATATTATTGGAAGGAAGAATCGAAGGCTCTTTACTATATAGTAAGATTTTTCGTGCAAAATTCGAGCATAAAGATGGGAATATTCTACTTAAAAATCTGAAATTTCagttcttttcttattttttgtaaaaaaatttgaaatatcagTCACATGCATTAAGTTTCACCCAGCCAATTATCTTGGGCCTCTTGGCCATTACCCTTCCTTTTGTACACTAgagtatttgattaattattatttatttaagttatatgtatatatatataacataagtTTTGTTGTGAGCTtgattacatatacatataaattattatatttttttgtcataCAGTGGCTTTTTCCTCATTGGATTTTGCGTGTCTCACTCAAACTTGCATGTTATCGAGCAATTAATTGCTAGCTTGAACTATGGAAATGAACAAACTACCCTAATATTTAgcctttttctttacaattaTACAAGCGTACAGGGATATCTGtcaagtaattaaaaaatagtGAAAACTCACAAGTACAATTTGGTTGATTGCTTGAATTAATTGAagcttaataatatttttgataaacacACACCGAAAAAAATGCACAAGCTCTGAATTAAAgatacaaatattaataaatgggCTTGAAAGCCAAAACAGAGCATATGtaaattggaaaattaataCAAGAATCCAGCTAGTGTTTATTTTGCTAAATTAGGAAGACAAggttttaattaagaaaaaggtGAAGTAAATATTAAAGGAAGTACTTTGGACTATAAGATGTATAGTGAATGATTAAATTTTCCATGTAATAAGCTACATACATATGGTATAAGAAGTGGTATATATATGACCAAAAAGCAATAATTATACCAAATCCTTTTTTACTTATTACATTAATTAGACTGACAACTCTCAAGGTATACATATGAAAATACCAACTCGATCAGTCACTCAGACGACTTAATTGGCCTATCTAAGATACAACCAGCTTCTATTTTAATCTTACAGCTAAAGACAGACatgaacaaattaattaaaattaaacacaCACTTAACCTTAATTAATGGCCTTAGCTGTAATTTGCTAGCTTTATCTATTATTTTACTGAATAAATTTAGCTgcgaattatttattaaattttttggtgGCAACTCTGCTATGCTAGCTCTCTAATGTATGTCTTGGCACTTGGGACGTTCAGAGTTGATTCGTTCGAGCTTGAATCGTTCTTGAACAGAAGAAATATAACTAGCAGCTTTCATATCAACAGCTTCATCACAAGCAACACCATAGATGGTACCATCCAATTGCCCGAACGTCGATTCGCGTGAGTTTTCCGGCAGCATGAACGACACCTTCTTGGTCGGAAGCTGACCGGAAATCACGTAGTCTTGAACATGCACATAACCAACAGAAGAAGCTGAAGGAGAAGACTGGCTAGGCTTGATGACTTTGCTTGTGTATTGGACTGTTGAGGAAGGCTTGGCTGCTCGGTAGAATGGCATCAACTTCCCCTTTATGAACCCTCTTCTCTTGCGGCTTGACTCCATTTCTTAAAGACTACTCTgttttttcttctgtttctttgttgttgttgtgggaAATATGAGTAAATTGTGAGTGTGTTATGGTCCAACTCTGGCTTCTTTATATACTAGTTTtgttagagattttttttttttttttggtaacattttttttttaaagaaaattatgtttTGTAGATAgacattaaatatttttgtggttgtggTCCCTCTAACTTTATGGCAATATGTATTCCATATAAGACACATctatgataaattaattttgagaattccaaaaatgattttatatatatatatgacatataCCGGGGATTAATTAATCTAACATTTCTGGCTCGTTTTATATAGTAAAAATTAAGGATGATTGCACTTCAGTATTTATATAGTCTACAGCAATTGTGGTTGGCggttatcaattttattttatttattaaaaaaaattaagttagaTTGGTATTATAATGtaactaaataaattaagaagTACTGAAGTATAAATTTCTGATACTAAATGCCTAAATTGTTATAATTTTGACTTAATTACATATTAttgatggtatatatatatatatatatatacacatatttagtttttcattagaataaattttatggaatttagtGCATACTTCAACATCAAgcaacatattttataaaaaaaaaaatattttttgaaatatgttGCGTGATGTTCAAATCTGTATCCATTTTATTAGAATTAGAATGTTTTGATGTAAAacggattatatatatatatatgaaacatgTGAAATTGTTGGTATATATTCAAAGCAATTAATCTGTTACGGGTTATAGATTAATTGgagcaaaacataaaaattgtGAGGTTTTAAAGTTGATACCTAATAATGCAATTATCATAAGCCAAAAGATGCTAAagtgccatatatatatatatatatatatcttaaacaGTTTATATTGGACATGCAGCACTTATAAATATCATGATTAATTTATATCCAGATATAAACCATACGCGACACCCAGCATAAATTGGGCGATGTTGTCTATAGGAAAAAGCAGAAAAAATGATATCTTAAATATCTGGATATATGTATGATATATATCTCTCAAATTtgaatcttttatatatatcttattattttcCTCGAAGTtgcttttcaaaaaacaaaaaaaaaaggttcctcGAAGTCAATCAAATGGGCAATTGCATCTTTGAAAATATCACTTAAAGAATACCAGATCATAATTTTTGAACAAGTCCTAAAGTTAAGTTATCATGCATCTCGTTTTC
This genomic interval carries:
- the LOC125424289 gene encoding uncharacterized protein LOC125424289 — encoded protein: MESSRKRRGFIKGKLMPFYRAAKPSSTVQYTSKVIKPSQSSPSASSVGYVHVQDYVISGQLPTKKVSFMLPENSRESTFGQLDGTIYGVACDEAVDMKAASYISSVQERFKLERINSERPKCQDIH